From Amycolatopsis sp. cg9, one genomic window encodes:
- a CDS encoding 2-hydroxyacid dehydrogenase has product MSARVLLPWTDIEVPDEVEAAYYDGGEAVPDGLADVEFYVLPYDRGPEPPKLIKELPALRVVQSLSAGVEALVPLLPAGVRLANGRGLHDLSVAEHALALIHAAQRDLPRWFAQQARGEWVREHTRSLADSRVLLVGHGSIGQAIERQLVAAEAVVTRVASRPRPAEDVHGVAELPELLPAADIVVLILPDTPATRGIIGRAELAALPDDALVVNVGRGTAIDTPALLAETRTGRLHAGLDVTDPEPLPADHPLWTTPGVVITPHIAGGSASFYPRAKKLAAEQLRRYVRGEELLNLVEH; this is encoded by the coding sequence ATGAGCGCTCGCGTACTGCTGCCCTGGACCGACATCGAGGTACCGGACGAGGTCGAGGCCGCGTACTACGACGGTGGCGAGGCCGTTCCGGACGGCCTCGCCGACGTCGAGTTCTACGTGCTGCCCTACGACCGCGGGCCCGAGCCGCCGAAGCTGATCAAGGAGCTGCCCGCGCTGCGGGTGGTGCAGTCGCTGTCGGCCGGCGTCGAGGCGCTGGTGCCGCTGCTGCCGGCGGGCGTCCGGCTGGCGAACGGGCGGGGCCTGCACGACCTGAGCGTCGCCGAGCACGCCCTCGCCCTGATCCACGCGGCGCAGCGGGACCTGCCCCGCTGGTTCGCGCAGCAGGCGCGGGGCGAGTGGGTGCGTGAGCACACGCGGTCACTGGCCGACAGCCGCGTGCTCCTGGTCGGCCACGGCTCGATCGGGCAGGCGATCGAGCGCCAGCTCGTCGCGGCGGAGGCGGTGGTGACGAGGGTGGCGAGCCGCCCGCGTCCGGCGGAGGACGTCCACGGCGTCGCCGAGCTGCCGGAGCTGCTGCCCGCCGCCGACATCGTGGTGCTGATCCTGCCGGACACCCCGGCCACCCGCGGCATCATCGGCCGCGCGGAGCTGGCGGCGCTCCCGGACGACGCCCTGGTGGTCAACGTCGGCCGCGGCACGGCGATCGACACCCCCGCGCTGCTGGCGGAGACCCGCACCGGGCGGCTGCACGCGGGCCTCGACGTCACCGACCCGGAACCCCTGCCCGCCGACCATCCACTGTGGACGACACCGGGCGTGGTGATCACCCCGCACATCGCGGGCGGGTCGGCGTCGTTCTACCCGCGCGCGAAGAAGCTGGCCGCGGAGCAGCTGAGGAGGTACGTGCGAGGCGAGGAGCTGCTCAACCTCGTGGAGCACTGA
- the yaaA gene encoding peroxide stress protein YaaA, producing MLVLLPPSETKADGGRGGPLDLSALSFPELNPARAKLADALAELAADIPASLAALGLTERQAGEVARNAELWTSPTMPALRRYTGVLYDALDVKSFTKASLEKAHRRLAVTSSLFGVVSATDPIPAYRLSGGNSLPALGTVRGLWKPVLEPVLQAVEGLVVDLRSGTYSAFAKLRPDAVTVRVVTENARGERVTVSHFNKAYKGRLAHVLAATRAEPSTVDQLVKVITKAGLVVERTGDHALELVTEG from the coding sequence GTGCTGGTGCTCCTCCCCCCTTCAGAGACCAAAGCCGACGGCGGCCGCGGCGGCCCGCTCGACCTGAGCGCCCTGTCGTTCCCCGAGCTGAACCCGGCCCGCGCGAAGCTCGCGGACGCGCTGGCCGAGCTCGCCGCCGACATCCCGGCCAGCCTCGCGGCCCTGGGCCTCACCGAGCGCCAGGCCGGGGAGGTCGCGCGCAACGCCGAGCTCTGGACGTCCCCGACGATGCCGGCCCTGCGCCGCTACACGGGCGTCCTCTACGACGCGCTCGACGTGAAGAGCTTCACGAAAGCGAGCCTGGAGAAAGCCCACCGCCGCCTGGCGGTGACGTCCTCGCTGTTCGGCGTGGTCTCGGCAACCGACCCCATCCCGGCCTACCGCCTTTCGGGCGGCAACTCCCTCCCCGCGCTCGGCACCGTGCGCGGCCTGTGGAAGCCGGTCCTCGAGCCGGTGCTGCAGGCGGTCGAAGGCCTGGTCGTGGACCTGCGCTCCGGCACGTACTCGGCATTCGCCAAGCTCCGCCCGGACGCGGTGACGGTCCGCGTGGTCACCGAAAACGCCCGCGGCGAACGCGTGACGGTCAGCCACTTCAACAAGGCGTACAAAGGCCGCCTGGCCCACGTGCTGGCCGCCACCCGCGCCGAACCGTCCACTGTGGACCAGCTGGTGAAGGTGATCACGAAGGCCGGCCTGGTGGTCGAGCGCACCGGCGACCACGCGCTGGAGCTGGTCACCGAAGGCTGA
- a CDS encoding GNAT family N-acetyltransferase encodes MTILDGAVAWLGSQGLDQWAGSPWRTDELRPGLATGALRVAETADPAPVPIATVTVGEEAAPFWCPADDRSAALYLSHLAVDRAFAGLGVGAWLLDEATREASRRGKRWLRLDAWKSNARLHAYYRRQGFRLVRIADGPGGSGALFERAVSLR; translated from the coding sequence GTGACGATCCTCGACGGCGCGGTCGCGTGGCTCGGCTCGCAAGGGCTCGACCAATGGGCGGGATCGCCGTGGCGCACCGACGAGCTGCGGCCGGGGCTGGCGACCGGCGCGTTGCGGGTGGCGGAAACCGCGGACCCGGCGCCCGTGCCGATCGCGACCGTGACCGTCGGCGAGGAAGCGGCGCCTTTCTGGTGCCCGGCGGACGACCGCTCCGCCGCGCTGTACCTGAGTCACCTCGCGGTCGACCGGGCGTTCGCCGGGCTCGGCGTCGGCGCGTGGTTGCTCGACGAAGCCACGCGGGAGGCCTCGCGGCGGGGCAAGCGGTGGCTCCGGCTCGACGCGTGGAAGAGCAACGCCCGCCTGCACGCCTACTACCGGCGGCAGGGCTTCCGGCTGGTGCGGATCGCCGACGGGCCCGGGGGTTCCGGCGCCTTGTTCGAGCGGGCCGTCAGCCTTCGGTGA
- a CDS encoding GNAT family N-acetyltransferase, with product MDLTWRPLTLADVPALTRLYEVAEEVDRTGEHFSEEDLREELEGPNIDLARATIGAWAGDRLVGYGLIRRRDAADPVHMIRLQSIVHPDHRDDVLGAHLAGWFSRTSHEVHERFFPDAPLELHHGLHENERWIAGVLAGAGYRHGRTMVTMRVGLADLPPQPPLPDGVEAVPFGFEHDRAVLDARNDTFADHWGSTIYEPEAWRHLVTGSKDFRPDLSFLVLDGEKVLAFVLSHFYASDAAATGVREHHATWVGTREVLRGRGVASGLLGHTLRAAKAAGFDRSALNVDVDNAHRALGVYERCGYRVADEWHVYVLA from the coding sequence ATGGACCTGACCTGGCGTCCGCTGACGCTCGCCGACGTGCCGGCCCTGACCCGGCTGTACGAGGTGGCCGAGGAAGTCGACCGGACGGGTGAGCACTTCAGCGAGGAAGACCTCCGCGAGGAGCTGGAAGGTCCCAACATCGACCTGGCCCGCGCCACGATCGGCGCCTGGGCCGGCGACCGGCTCGTCGGGTACGGCCTGATCCGCCGCCGCGACGCCGCCGACCCCGTGCACATGATCCGGCTCCAGTCGATCGTGCACCCGGACCACCGCGACGACGTCCTCGGCGCTCACCTGGCCGGGTGGTTCTCGCGGACGAGCCACGAGGTCCACGAGCGCTTCTTCCCGGACGCGCCGCTGGAACTGCACCACGGCCTCCACGAGAACGAGCGCTGGATCGCCGGGGTCCTCGCCGGAGCGGGCTACCGGCACGGCCGGACGATGGTGACCATGCGCGTCGGCCTGGCGGACCTGCCGCCGCAGCCGCCGCTGCCGGACGGCGTGGAGGCGGTGCCGTTCGGGTTCGAGCACGACCGGGCCGTCCTCGACGCCCGCAACGACACCTTCGCGGACCACTGGGGCAGCACGATCTACGAGCCGGAGGCGTGGCGGCACCTGGTCACCGGCTCCAAGGACTTCCGTCCCGACCTGTCGTTCCTCGTCCTCGACGGGGAGAAGGTCCTCGCGTTCGTGCTGAGCCACTTCTACGCGTCCGACGCCGCGGCGACGGGTGTCCGCGAGCACCACGCCACCTGGGTCGGGACGCGCGAAGTGCTGCGCGGGCGCGGGGTCGCGTCGGGCCTGCTGGGCCACACGCTGCGGGCCGCGAAAGCCGCGGGGTTCGACCGGTCGGCGCTCAACGTCGACGTCGACAACGCGCACCGGGCGCTCGGGGTCTACGAGCGGTGCGGGTACCGCGTCGCCGACGAGTGGCACGTCTACGTGCTGGCCTGA
- a CDS encoding ABC transporter permease → MTGPVRRPAGALALVAAAAGALVAVVLGFLTFGAQATVAPDGVPVAVAAPPGIAQRIAAHGGGQLAWTVATPAEARQLLEDKKVYGVLELGPGPVATVVTSGAVNPAGTQVAQQALTGAAAALAGPPKQEVRHPVSLAGRTAPLAASALAWIGALVAGLGLTQLAKRTGRVPGAGARFAQVVGVGVLLTAVVAGFFALWDPALPLDAGVLGFVFLAATAFAAVQAGLLRLLGLRAMAVLGPLYLVAPAVAGQVPELLDPAYRALLWSWTPFRFSAEGLRSLLQGVPDAPDVTTGLWVLGALLAAGLLVTLWPSAREQAEPHPADRVVEVGVH, encoded by the coding sequence ATGACCGGTCCTGTCCGGCGCCCCGCCGGGGCGCTCGCCCTGGTCGCCGCCGCGGCCGGCGCGCTGGTGGCGGTGGTGCTCGGGTTCCTCACCTTCGGCGCGCAGGCCACCGTCGCGCCGGACGGCGTCCCGGTCGCCGTCGCCGCGCCGCCCGGAATCGCCCAGCGCATCGCCGCGCACGGCGGGGGCCAGCTCGCCTGGACCGTCGCGACCCCGGCCGAAGCGCGGCAGCTCCTCGAGGACAAGAAGGTCTACGGCGTGCTCGAACTCGGACCCGGACCGGTCGCGACGGTCGTGACGTCGGGCGCGGTCAACCCGGCGGGCACGCAGGTCGCGCAGCAGGCGCTGACCGGCGCCGCGGCCGCGCTGGCCGGGCCGCCGAAGCAGGAGGTGCGGCACCCGGTGAGCCTCGCCGGCCGGACCGCGCCGCTGGCCGCGTCCGCGCTGGCCTGGATCGGCGCGCTGGTCGCCGGCCTCGGCCTGACGCAGCTGGCGAAGCGGACCGGCCGCGTGCCCGGCGCCGGAGCACGGTTCGCGCAGGTCGTCGGCGTCGGCGTGCTGCTCACGGCGGTCGTGGCCGGGTTCTTCGCGCTGTGGGACCCGGCGCTGCCGCTGGACGCCGGTGTTCTCGGCTTCGTCTTCCTCGCGGCGACGGCGTTCGCGGCGGTGCAAGCCGGGCTGCTGCGCCTGCTCGGCCTGCGCGCGATGGCCGTGCTGGGACCGCTGTACCTGGTCGCGCCCGCCGTCGCCGGCCAGGTGCCGGAGCTGCTCGACCCGGCTTACCGCGCGCTGCTGTGGTCGTGGACGCCGTTCCGCTTCTCGGCCGAGGGTCTGCGCAGCCTGCTGCAGGGCGTGCCGGACGCGCCCGACGTCACGACCGGGCTCTGGGTGCTGGGCGCCCTGCTCGCCGCGGGGCTGCTGGTGACGCTGTGGCCCTCAGCCCGCGAGCAGGCTGAACCGCACCCGGCGGACCGGGTTGTCGAGGTTGGTGTCCACTAG
- a CDS encoding VOC family protein translates to MAIHMGMITIDCADPRGLAEFWTAALETTVAQDYEGEFLILAPADGGLPLALQRVPEPRAGKNRVHVDFGGDDREAEVKRLVGLGAKELAEHQVPGLTWTVLADPEGNEFCVSGGGH, encoded by the coding sequence ATGGCGATCCACATGGGCATGATCACGATCGATTGCGCGGACCCGCGCGGCCTGGCGGAGTTCTGGACGGCGGCGCTCGAGACGACCGTCGCGCAGGACTACGAAGGCGAGTTCCTCATCCTCGCGCCGGCCGACGGCGGCCTCCCGCTGGCGCTGCAACGGGTGCCGGAGCCGAGAGCGGGCAAGAACCGGGTGCACGTCGACTTCGGCGGTGACGATCGCGAGGCCGAAGTGAAACGCCTGGTGGGGCTGGGTGCGAAGGAGCTCGCGGAGCACCAGGTGCCGGGGCTGACCTGGACGGTGCTGGCCGATCCCGAGGGCAACGAGTTCTGCGTTTCGGGAGGTGGGCACTGA
- a CDS encoding proline--tRNA ligase, whose protein sequence is MITRTSSLFLRTLREDPADAEVPSHRLLVRAGYVRRVAPGGYSWLPLGLRVLRRIENVVRDEMNKIGAQEIQFPALLPKEPYEATGRWTEYGDSLFRLKDRKGADYLLGPTHEELFTLTVKGEYSSYRDYPVTLYQIQTKYRDEARPRAGILRGREFVMKDSYSFDLDDEGLERSYQAHRDAYTKLFDRLGLEYVVVKATSGAMGGSASEEFLAVAETGEDTYVRSTDSGYAANVEAVVTPAPPAQPIEGRPDAQVHHTPNTPTIETLVNFLNDANLGRTFTAADTLKNVMLKTRQPGAKEWELVCVAVPGDREVDMKRLEASLEPAEVALLEEADFAKNPFLVKGYIGPKALQDNGVRYLADPRIVPGTAWVTGADKVDHHVVDLLAGRDFTPDGTIEAAEVREGDASPDGQGTLVAARGIEIGHIFQLGRKYADAFELDALGPDSKPIRITMGSYGVGVSRLVGVLAEQNHDDLGLIWPREVSPFDVHIVIAGKDEAVAAGAEKIAAELDAAGLEVILDDRKATPGVKFADAELVGVPTILVVGRGLANGVVEVKDRRSGEREEIAVDAVAEHLVKLVRS, encoded by the coding sequence GTGATCACCAGGACTTCGTCGTTGTTCCTTCGCACGTTGCGCGAGGATCCGGCGGACGCCGAGGTACCGAGCCACCGGCTCCTGGTACGCGCCGGCTACGTCCGCCGGGTCGCCCCGGGCGGGTACTCGTGGCTGCCGCTGGGCCTGCGGGTGCTGCGCCGCATCGAGAACGTCGTGCGCGACGAGATGAACAAGATCGGCGCGCAGGAGATCCAGTTCCCCGCGCTGCTGCCGAAGGAGCCCTACGAGGCGACCGGTCGCTGGACCGAGTACGGCGACAGCCTCTTCCGCCTCAAGGACCGCAAGGGTGCCGACTACCTGCTCGGCCCGACGCACGAAGAGCTCTTCACGCTGACCGTGAAGGGCGAGTACAGCTCGTACCGCGACTACCCGGTCACGCTGTACCAGATCCAGACGAAGTACCGCGACGAAGCGCGCCCCCGCGCCGGCATCCTGCGCGGCCGCGAGTTCGTCATGAAGGACTCCTACTCCTTCGACCTCGACGACGAGGGGCTGGAGCGCTCCTACCAGGCGCACCGCGACGCCTACACGAAGCTGTTCGACCGGCTCGGCCTCGAGTACGTCGTCGTGAAGGCGACGTCGGGCGCGATGGGCGGGTCGGCGTCCGAGGAGTTCCTCGCCGTCGCCGAGACGGGCGAGGACACCTACGTCCGCAGCACGGACTCGGGCTACGCGGCGAACGTCGAAGCCGTCGTCACGCCCGCGCCGCCCGCGCAGCCGATCGAGGGGCGCCCCGACGCGCAGGTGCACCACACGCCGAACACGCCGACCATCGAGACGCTGGTCAACTTCCTCAACGACGCGAACCTGGGCCGCACCTTCACGGCCGCGGACACGCTGAAGAACGTCATGCTCAAGACGCGCCAGCCGGGCGCGAAGGAGTGGGAGCTGGTCTGCGTCGCGGTCCCGGGTGACCGCGAAGTGGACATGAAGCGCCTCGAAGCGTCGCTGGAGCCCGCCGAGGTGGCGCTGCTCGAAGAGGCCGACTTCGCGAAGAACCCGTTCCTGGTCAAGGGCTACATCGGCCCGAAGGCGCTGCAGGACAACGGCGTGCGCTACCTCGCCGACCCCCGGATCGTCCCCGGCACCGCCTGGGTCACCGGCGCCGACAAGGTCGACCACCACGTCGTCGACCTGCTGGCCGGCCGCGACTTCACCCCGGACGGCACGATCGAGGCCGCCGAGGTCCGTGAGGGCGACGCGTCGCCGGACGGCCAGGGCACCTTGGTCGCCGCGCGCGGTATCGAGATCGGGCACATCTTCCAGCTCGGCCGCAAGTACGCGGACGCGTTCGAGCTCGACGCGCTCGGCCCGGACTCCAAGCCGATCCGGATCACGATGGGTTCGTACGGCGTCGGCGTCTCGCGGCTGGTCGGCGTGCTCGCCGAGCAGAACCACGACGACCTCGGCCTGATCTGGCCGCGCGAGGTCTCGCCGTTCGACGTGCACATCGTCATCGCGGGCAAGGACGAGGCGGTCGCGGCCGGCGCCGAGAAGATCGCCGCCGAGCTGGACGCGGCGGGTCTCGAGGTCATCCTCGACGACCGCAAGGCGACGCCGGGCGTCAAGTTCGCCGACGCCGAGCTGGTCGGCGTGCCGACCATCCTGGTGGTCGGGCGCGGCCTGGCCAACGGCGTCGTCGAGGTCAAGGACCGGCGCTCCGGCGAGCGCGAAGAGATCGCGGTCGACGCCGTCGCCGAGCACCTGGTCAAGCTCGTCCGGTCCTGA
- a CDS encoding secondary thiamine-phosphate synthase enzyme YjbQ yields the protein MYSTEIEVRTGSDAVVHDLTREAEGFLRDADAADGLLHVWVPHATAGLAILETGAGSDEDLLTALDELLPRDGRWRHRHGSPGHGRDHVLPALVPPYATIPVLGGVLALGTWQSICLVDTNLDNPVRRVRFSLLAG from the coding sequence ATGTACTCCACCGAGATCGAGGTCCGCACCGGCTCCGACGCCGTCGTCCACGACCTCACCCGCGAAGCCGAAGGTTTCCTGCGCGACGCCGACGCGGCCGACGGGCTGCTGCACGTCTGGGTCCCGCACGCCACCGCCGGGCTGGCGATCCTGGAGACCGGCGCCGGCAGCGACGAAGACCTGCTGACCGCGCTCGACGAGCTCCTCCCCCGCGACGGCCGCTGGCGGCACCGGCACGGGAGCCCGGGTCACGGCCGCGACCACGTGCTCCCGGCGCTGGTGCCGCCGTACGCGACGATCCCGGTGCTCGGCGGCGTGCTCGCGCTGGGCACCTGGCAGTCGATCTGCCTAGTGGACACCAACCTCGACAACCCGGTCCGCCGGGTGCGGTTCAGCCTGCTCGCGGGCTGA
- a CDS encoding response regulator transcription factor, which yields MRIVIAEDSTILRQGLVELLTFRGHEVVAAVKDADALRTAVESHDPDVSIVDIRMPPTHTDEGLRAAIALRGELPGCAILLFSQYVETKYAAQLLADRAGGVGYLLKDRVAEVSDFLDALRRVADGETVLDPEVVSQLFSATRQTDALGGLTPREREVLGLMAEGRSNSAIAAKLFLSAGSVEKYVTSIFGKLGLPPSEGDNRRVLAVLRYLDS from the coding sequence ATGCGGATCGTCATCGCGGAGGACTCCACCATCCTGCGCCAAGGCCTCGTCGAGCTGCTGACCTTTCGCGGCCACGAGGTCGTCGCGGCGGTGAAGGACGCCGACGCGCTGCGGACCGCCGTCGAGAGCCACGACCCCGATGTGTCCATTGTGGACATCCGGATGCCGCCGACGCACACCGACGAAGGCCTGCGGGCCGCGATCGCCCTGCGCGGCGAGCTCCCGGGCTGCGCGATCCTGCTGTTCTCCCAGTACGTCGAGACGAAGTACGCGGCGCAGCTGCTGGCCGACCGCGCCGGCGGCGTCGGCTACCTGCTCAAGGACCGCGTCGCGGAGGTGTCGGACTTCCTCGACGCGCTGCGCCGGGTCGCGGACGGCGAAACGGTGCTCGACCCCGAAGTCGTCAGCCAGCTGTTCTCCGCGACGCGCCAGACCGACGCGCTCGGCGGCCTCACCCCGCGGGAACGCGAAGTGCTGGGCCTGATGGCCGAAGGCCGGTCGAACTCGGCGATCGCGGCGAAGCTGTTCCTCTCGGCCGGCTCGGTGGAGAAGTACGTGACGTCGATCTTCGGCAAGCTCGGCCTGCCACCGTCCGAAGGGGACAATCGCCGGGTGCTCGCGGTGCTGCGCTACCTCGACTCCTGA
- a CDS encoding HAD family hydrolase, with amino-acid sequence MTKKRLVLWDIDHTLVDFTELGSAWYATAFTAATGATLRVDPVFGGRTELATTTDLLTANGFEAAQETIEALFKALVAESERAAHRFPVEARVLPGAVEALTAFAGHDGVVQTLVTGNLPEISRHKLAAFGLQEHLDLEIGGYGTLSVHRPDLVPHAVGLAAAKHGTEFDADEVVVIGDTPNDVKAALDNGAVSIAVATGHFSAEELTAAGAHTVLPDLADTDAVRAAVLG; translated from the coding sequence GTGACGAAGAAGCGGCTGGTGCTCTGGGACATCGACCACACCCTCGTGGACTTCACCGAACTGGGTTCGGCCTGGTACGCGACGGCGTTCACCGCCGCGACCGGGGCCACCCTGCGCGTCGACCCGGTCTTCGGGGGCCGCACGGAGCTCGCCACGACGACCGACCTGCTCACCGCGAACGGCTTCGAGGCCGCGCAGGAGACGATCGAAGCGCTGTTCAAGGCCCTGGTGGCGGAATCCGAACGCGCGGCGCACCGCTTCCCGGTGGAAGCCCGCGTGCTGCCGGGCGCGGTCGAGGCGCTGACCGCGTTCGCCGGGCACGACGGCGTCGTCCAGACGCTGGTCACCGGCAACCTGCCGGAGATCTCACGGCACAAGCTCGCCGCGTTCGGCCTCCAGGAGCACCTCGACCTGGAGATCGGCGGCTACGGCACGCTGTCCGTGCACCGCCCGGACCTGGTGCCGCACGCCGTGGGGCTGGCAGCGGCCAAGCACGGGACCGAGTTCGACGCCGACGAGGTCGTCGTCATCGGCGACACCCCGAACGACGTCAAGGCCGCGCTGGACAACGGCGCGGTCTCCATCGCCGTCGCGACCGGCCACTTCTCCGCCGAGGAACTGACCGCGGCGGGCGCCCACACCGTCCTGCCGGACCTGGCCGACACCGACGCCGTCCGGGCCGCCGTTCTCGGCTGA
- a CDS encoding bifunctional lysylphosphatidylglycerol flippase/synthetase MprF — MTQTGAAGKLAGGGRVRGTVAVLRERLPFTSTVTAAMLVLAVASGALWSAAEDRAAYPFIAYGLPSLEAGRWWTMLTGPFFAVIPWYYLPMVGSFALFAGFAEWQLGTRRAMAVTIGGQIASVLVATQFLALCRNSGWLWAERVAGSLDVGFSGGALAAVAVASATLRPPWALRLRAGLCVYAGVAIVYVGTLADLVHFFALLLAIPLGKRLVGGRRSGDAAGPNLREWRLLTVAGLLLLTVAEIVMFLVPGDGPFGSAEGVSLSAPELAILVVLVVPMLNGLRRGGRVAWRWAVALSAFVTLQGLAVATLVGLADVFGGDYDTEGLPLFFVDNLLWTVELGVLIAARHAFRVPSRRRLRRHAQGPGPALARSLLGHHGGSTLSWMTTWPRNTYFVREDGRSYLAYRRHAGVAVALGDPIAPDGTAAATVTEFTTMCENSGLVPCVFSATEATVAATRELGWQHVQVAEDNVLDLDGLEFRGKAWQDVRSALNKAAKQQIDFRLVRLADQPEPILAQVRALSEEWIADKGMPEMGFTLGGLDEAMDPATRVGLAVDAEGTVHGVTSWLPVHTGAGKIGGWTLDVMRRSAHGFRPVMEFLIASACLAFRDEGARFVSLSGAPLARSGSGSARPVDRVLESLGRVMEPYYGFRSLHAFKAKFQPRHVPLYLAFRDEADLPRIGLALSRAYLPDVRLRELARLVSSSRAR; from the coding sequence ATGACTCAAACAGGGGCGGCGGGCAAGCTCGCCGGAGGGGGACGCGTCCGGGGCACGGTCGCGGTGCTCAGAGAGCGGCTGCCGTTCACCAGCACCGTCACGGCGGCCATGCTCGTGCTGGCCGTCGCGTCCGGCGCGCTCTGGAGCGCGGCCGAAGACCGCGCGGCCTACCCGTTCATCGCCTACGGCCTGCCGTCGCTGGAGGCGGGCCGCTGGTGGACCATGCTCACCGGCCCGTTCTTCGCCGTCATCCCGTGGTACTACCTCCCGATGGTCGGCAGCTTCGCGCTCTTCGCCGGCTTCGCCGAGTGGCAGCTGGGAACGCGGCGCGCGATGGCCGTGACCATCGGCGGCCAGATCGCCTCCGTCCTCGTCGCGACCCAGTTCCTCGCGCTGTGCCGCAACTCCGGCTGGCTGTGGGCCGAGCGGGTCGCGGGCAGCCTCGACGTCGGGTTCTCCGGCGGCGCGCTCGCCGCGGTCGCGGTCGCCAGCGCCACGCTGCGGCCGCCGTGGGCGCTGCGGCTGCGAGCCGGGCTGTGCGTGTACGCCGGCGTCGCGATCGTCTACGTCGGCACGCTGGCCGACCTCGTGCACTTCTTCGCGCTGCTGCTGGCGATCCCGCTCGGCAAGCGACTCGTCGGCGGCCGGCGCTCCGGCGACGCGGCGGGTCCGAACCTGCGGGAGTGGCGGCTGCTGACCGTCGCCGGCCTGCTGCTGCTCACCGTCGCCGAGATCGTGATGTTCCTGGTGCCCGGCGACGGCCCGTTCGGCTCGGCGGAAGGGGTTTCGCTGTCGGCGCCGGAGCTGGCGATCCTCGTGGTGCTCGTGGTGCCGATGCTCAACGGGCTGCGCCGGGGCGGGCGCGTCGCGTGGCGCTGGGCCGTCGCGCTGTCGGCTTTCGTGACGCTGCAAGGGCTCGCGGTCGCCACCCTCGTCGGGCTGGCCGACGTCTTCGGCGGCGACTACGACACCGAAGGCCTGCCGCTGTTCTTCGTCGACAATCTCTTGTGGACGGTCGAGCTCGGCGTCCTGATCGCCGCGCGCCACGCGTTCCGGGTGCCTTCGCGACGCCGGCTGCGGCGCCACGCGCAGGGCCCGGGGCCGGCGCTGGCCCGGTCGCTCCTGGGGCACCACGGCGGCAGCACGCTGTCGTGGATGACGACCTGGCCGCGCAACACCTACTTCGTCCGCGAAGACGGCCGCTCCTACCTCGCCTACCGGCGGCACGCGGGGGTCGCCGTCGCGCTCGGCGACCCGATCGCGCCGGACGGCACCGCGGCGGCCACGGTCACCGAATTCACCACGATGTGCGAGAACTCCGGCCTGGTGCCGTGCGTGTTCTCGGCGACGGAGGCCACCGTCGCGGCGACGCGCGAGCTGGGCTGGCAGCACGTCCAGGTCGCCGAGGACAACGTGCTGGACCTCGACGGCCTCGAGTTCCGCGGCAAGGCGTGGCAGGACGTCCGGTCCGCGCTGAACAAGGCCGCCAAGCAGCAGATCGACTTCCGGCTGGTGCGCTTGGCCGACCAGCCGGAACCCATCCTCGCGCAGGTCCGGGCCCTTTCCGAGGAGTGGATCGCCGACAAGGGCATGCCGGAGATGGGGTTCACCCTCGGCGGGCTCGACGAGGCGATGGACCCGGCCACCCGGGTCGGCCTGGCGGTCGACGCGGAGGGCACCGTCCACGGCGTGACGTCGTGGCTCCCGGTCCACACGGGAGCGGGCAAGATCGGCGGCTGGACGCTCGACGTCATGCGCCGCAGCGCGCACGGCTTCCGCCCGGTGATGGAATTCCTCATCGCGTCGGCCTGCCTGGCGTTCCGGGACGAAGGCGCGCGGTTCGTTTCGCTGTCGGGAGCGCCGCTGGCCCGCAGCGGCTCCGGCTCGGCGCGGCCGGTGGACCGGGTGCTGGAGTCGCTGGGCCGGGTGATGGAGCCGTACTACGGGTTCCGTTCGCTGCACGCGTTCAAGGCGAAGTTCCAGCCGCGGCACGTCCCGCTGTACCTGGCGTTCCGCGACGAAGCCGACCTGCCCCGGATCGGGCTGGCGCTGAGCCGGGCGTACCTGCCGGACGTCCGGCTGCGGGAACTGGCGAGGCTGGTCAGTAGCTCTCGGGCACGCTGA